A region from the Ovis aries strain OAR_USU_Benz2616 breed Rambouillet chromosome 22, ARS-UI_Ramb_v3.0, whole genome shotgun sequence genome encodes:
- the DPCD gene encoding protein DPCD, whose translation MAVTGWLESLRAAEKTALLQDGRRKVHYLFPDGKEMAEEYDEKTNELLVRKWRMKSALGALGQWQIEVGEPALPGAGSLGPELITESNANPIFMRKDTKMSFQWRIRNLPYPKDVYNVCVDQKERCVVVRTTNKKYYKKFSIPDLERYQLPLDESSLSFAHANSTLIISYQKPKEVLVAESELQKELKKVKTAHGSDGDCKTQ comes from the exons ATGGCGGTGACCGGCTGGCTGGAGAGTCTGCGGGCGGCAGAGAAGACGGCGCTGCTGCAAGACG GGAGAAGAAAGGTGCATTATTTGTTCCcagatgggaaggaaatggctgaaGAATATGATGAGAAGACAAATGAACTACTTG TGAGGAAGTGGCGTATGAAGAGTGCCCTGGGAGCCTTGGGCCAGTGGCAGATTGAGGTGGGAGAGCCAGCGCTCCCAGGAGCAGGGAGCCTGGGGCCTGAACTCATCACGGAAAGCAATGCCAAT CCCATATTCATGCGCAAAGACACCAAGATGAGTTTCCAGTGGCGAATTCGAAACCTGCCGTACCCTAAGGACGTTTACAACGTCTGTGTGGACCAGAAGGAGCGCTGTGTTGTCGTCAGAACAACCAACAAAAA GTACTACAAGAAGTTCTCCATTCCTGACCTAGAAAGATACCAGCTACCTCTGGATGAATCCTCACTGAGCTTTGCTCATGCCAACTCCACTCTCATTATCTCC TACCAGAAGCCAAAGGAGGTCCTGGTAGCTGAGTCAGAGCTGCAGAAGGAACTGAAGAAGGTAAAGACAGCCCACGGCAGTGACGGGGACTGCAAGACTCAGTAG